The Campylobacterota bacterium genome includes a window with the following:
- a CDS encoding ParB N-terminal domain-containing protein, with amino-acid sequence MSLFNKLSLSIESLYFDIENPRLVRGDNNTPSQDDTIIQTLHEIADLSELINSICANGYLDIEPLIVLPRGTTPETYTVLEGNRRLATLKLISNPVLATECKINIPEGCQQSASKSFENLSAVVVNNRFDAESYIAFKHVNGAFRWDSYAKARFVTDWYVRSKEAGTPIAIEEIAKKIGDSNDTIRSFISSMLILDQAENEGLFKISDKYNRGRFGFSHLYTALGRKEYSKYLDLELGWDKNPDLQPIKTDKQKERFGEVFQYFYGSKTDNIPPLIKSQNPDLKNLGMVISNPIAHAILKDTRDLDKALVETKEKSDVFESSLTNCYIHLRKAQGMMDKYDGEAHLLEMSEEIYKMSENILEYVKRKVKKA; translated from the coding sequence ATGTCATTATTTAACAAACTTTCACTTTCAATTGAGTCATTATACTTTGATATTGAGAATCCAAGACTTGTACGAGGTGATAACAACACCCCTTCTCAAGACGATACTATTATTCAAACCCTTCATGAAATTGCTGATTTATCTGAATTAATTAACTCAATTTGTGCGAATGGCTATTTAGACATTGAGCCTCTAATCGTATTACCAAGAGGTACAACTCCAGAAACTTATACAGTTTTAGAAGGAAATCGAAGATTAGCAACCCTTAAACTAATTTCAAATCCAGTATTAGCTACAGAATGTAAAATCAATATTCCTGAAGGATGCCAACAAAGTGCATCCAAAAGTTTTGAAAATCTTTCAGCAGTCGTTGTCAACAACAGATTTGACGCGGAATCCTATATTGCATTTAAGCATGTTAATGGTGCTTTTCGTTGGGATTCATACGCTAAAGCAAGATTTGTAACAGATTGGTATGTCCGTTCAAAAGAAGCAGGTACACCCATTGCTATTGAAGAAATTGCCAAAAAGATAGGAGATTCAAATGATACAATCCGTTCTTTTATCTCTTCAATGCTCATTTTAGATCAAGCAGAAAATGAAGGCTTATTTAAAATTAGCGATAAATATAATCGTGGACGCTTTGGCTTTTCTCATTTATACACAGCACTCGGACGAAAAGAATACTCAAAATATCTTGATTTAGAATTAGGATGGGATAAAAATCCTGATCTTCAACCCATCAAAACAGATAAACAAAAAGAACGTTTTGGTGAAGTTTTTCAATATTTTTATGGCTCAAAAACAGACAACATCCCACCTTTAATTAAAAGCCAAAATCCTGATTTGAAAAATCTTGGGATGGTAATTTCTAATCCTATCGCACACGCTATCCTAAAAGACACAAGGGATTTGGATAAAGCTCTGGTAGAAACAAAAGAAAAATCTGATGTGTTCGAAAGTTCTCTAACAAATTGCTATATACATCTCCGTAAAGCACAGGGGATGATGGATAAATATGATGGTGAAGCACATCTTTTAGAAATGTCCGAAGAAATTTATAAAATGAGTGAAAATATTTTAGAGTATGTCAAAAGAAAAGTAAAAAAGGCATAA
- the traI gene encoding TraI/MobA(P) family conjugative relaxase produces the protein MIVKTVSKKTQGTSNFGSLAAYMLDEKNAGRKVEDYRFTNCSFDQDNHNLAEIQNTQALNTRSKSDKTYHMVVSFQAGENPTPEILEEIENELVKAIGMERHQRLSVIHGNTGNLHIHIAINKVDPMTYRNVDPSFDKTKLQEKAAQLEKQFGLMIDNHTPNKEKMPRELGEIHSGIESFKSWVKSEAVQQLTETLARPEAKWEDLHKALGEYDLEIRQRGNGFVIAARDGKLFCKASDVSRDLSKAKLESKFGAFEKPAEIIEAKTRFGERSALMKEYWTEYREQSNENRSKKPVLLTELKRKSTQEKSTILSEYKKARGEIQAADYLNGKEKREKYSELADKKRKDLNVLYQKTQKQRNEIYAQIRHVSFKDHLIHKAIEGDTNALKLLRSMKPDQVEIPKDANVFIGKEGKPVIRTEYKPIITQSGDVIYKLGNRTRIMDQGNTIRITELRKESEYVQALMLAREKFGKSLDIQGSDEFKKQITAATIKYNLDVEFKDRSMEDARLAVSKVIDHAKEQEIEKSKSKRMGL, from the coding sequence ATGATCGTTAAGACCGTATCCAAAAAGACCCAGGGTACATCCAACTTCGGAAGTCTGGCCGCGTATATGCTTGATGAGAAAAATGCCGGTCGAAAAGTCGAAGATTACCGTTTCACTAATTGCTCGTTCGACCAGGACAATCACAACTTGGCCGAGATACAAAATACACAAGCTCTCAATACCCGATCCAAGTCAGACAAGACCTATCACATGGTTGTTTCTTTTCAAGCTGGTGAGAACCCGACCCCGGAGATCCTCGAAGAGATCGAAAACGAGCTTGTCAAAGCTATCGGCATGGAACGGCATCAGAGGTTATCGGTCATCCATGGAAACACCGGCAATCTACACATCCATATAGCGATCAATAAAGTTGATCCGATGACGTACCGAAATGTCGATCCCTCTTTTGATAAAACCAAACTCCAGGAGAAAGCGGCGCAGCTTGAAAAGCAATTCGGATTGATGATCGACAACCATACGCCGAACAAAGAGAAGATGCCGCGAGAGCTTGGCGAGATCCATTCGGGGATCGAGAGTTTTAAATCATGGGTGAAAAGCGAGGCGGTTCAGCAGCTTACCGAAACACTGGCCAGACCCGAAGCGAAATGGGAAGATCTGCACAAAGCCCTGGGTGAATACGATTTGGAGATCCGGCAGCGCGGGAACGGGTTCGTAATTGCTGCAAGAGATGGCAAGCTGTTCTGTAAAGCGTCGGACGTATCGCGCGACCTATCCAAAGCAAAGCTCGAATCAAAATTCGGAGCATTTGAAAAGCCGGCAGAGATCATCGAAGCCAAAACACGGTTTGGCGAGCGAAGTGCTTTGATGAAGGAATACTGGACAGAATATCGGGAACAATCCAATGAGAACCGATCCAAAAAACCTGTTTTGCTTACAGAACTCAAACGCAAATCTACTCAGGAGAAATCAACCATACTGTCCGAGTATAAAAAAGCCCGTGGCGAGATCCAGGCGGCCGATTACTTGAACGGTAAGGAAAAGCGTGAGAAGTATTCGGAGTTGGCAGATAAAAAGCGAAAAGATCTCAATGTTCTCTATCAAAAAACTCAAAAGCAGCGCAACGAGATTTATGCACAGATTCGGCACGTTTCTTTCAAAGACCATTTGATCCATAAAGCCATCGAGGGAGATACCAACGCCCTCAAGCTGCTGCGGAGCATGAAGCCTGACCAGGTAGAGATCCCGAAAGATGCAAACGTCTTTATCGGTAAAGAAGGCAAGCCGGTTATCCGAACGGAATATAAGCCGATTATTACGCAATCCGGGGACGTAATCTACAAACTTGGCAATCGGACACGGATCATGGATCAGGGTAATACCATTCGGATCACGGAGCTGCGCAAGGAATCAGAGTATGTTCAGGCGTTAATGCTTGCCAGAGAGAAATTCGGCAAATCTCTTGATATCCAGGGCAGCGATGAGTTCAAGAAGCAGATCACCGCCGCAACGATCAAATACAACCTTGATGTTGAGTTTAAAGACCGCAGCATGGAAGATGCGAGATTGGCAGTGAGCAAAGTGATTGATCACGCAAAAGAGCAAGAAATAGAAAAGTCAAAAAGTAAGAGGATGGGATTGTAG
- a CDS encoding DNA adenine methylase, producing MSFYTPLRYPGGKAKFTSFFDDIIQSNNLSQINYVEPYAGGAGVALGLLFSGTAKAIYLNDLDYSVYCFWYAVLNETDALCKKIIDTSVTPDEWIKQKSIRNQNTEYSTLDVGFSTFFLNRTNRSGILEAGMIGGKAQAGDWKMDVRYNKIDLIKRIEKIASRASNIHLSNLDAAYFLQQEVTKLPTNETLVYLDPPYFVKGKQLYKNHYVFSDHYKIAYIVKNDLKCHWVVSYDDELEIRDLYSKTQLMEMTLSYTAGTKRKGSEVFFFSDNLNIKDTKELVS from the coding sequence ATGAGTTTCTACACTCCTTTACGTTATCCCGGAGGTAAAGCCAAATTTACATCCTTTTTTGACGATATCATTCAATCAAATAATTTAAGTCAAATCAATTATGTCGAGCCCTATGCAGGTGGTGCAGGAGTTGCCCTTGGACTTCTTTTTAGTGGAACTGCAAAAGCAATTTATTTAAATGATTTGGATTACTCGGTTTATTGCTTTTGGTATGCGGTATTGAATGAAACAGATGCTCTATGTAAAAAAATCATAGATACATCTGTTACCCCGGATGAGTGGATCAAACAAAAATCGATTCGGAATCAAAATACAGAATATTCAACATTAGACGTTGGTTTTTCAACTTTCTTTCTAAACCGCACCAATCGTTCCGGCATCTTAGAAGCTGGAATGATTGGTGGAAAAGCTCAAGCAGGCGACTGGAAAATGGATGTAAGATACAATAAAATTGATCTTATAAAACGAATTGAAAAAATTGCATCCAGAGCTTCAAATATTCATCTCTCAAATCTTGACGCCGCATATTTTTTACAACAAGAAGTTACTAAACTTCCAACAAATGAAACATTGGTTTATTTAGACCCTCCTTACTTTGTAAAAGGTAAACAACTATATAAAAATCATTATGTCTTTAGTGATCATTACAAGATTGCCTATATAGTCAAAAATGACCTTAAATGCCATTGGGTCGTTTCCTATGATGATGAACTAGAAATCCGGGATTTATATTCAAAAACGCAATTAATGGAAATGACTTTGAGCTATACAGCAGGAACAAAGCGCAAGGGGAGTGAGGTTTTCTTTTTTTCTGACAATCTTAATATTAAAGATACAAAAGAACTTGTATCTTAA